From Streptomyces qinzhouensis, one genomic window encodes:
- a CDS encoding SDR family NAD(P)-dependent oxidoreductase, producing the protein MGTMDGRVAIVSGSGRGIGRAIALKLAAEGASVVVNDLDAEPAAETVAAIEAAGGRAVACVGSVTGEGFAERFTATAVESFGGLDIIVNNAGYTWDTVIQKMTDEQWHTVLDVHLTASFKVLRAALPYFRANPVPYHRKVVNISSTSGYYGNLGQANYAAAKAGLIGLTKTLAKEWGRYRVNVNAVAFGFILTRMTEATAADNATLSIDGRDIKVGLNPEKAAMASKIIPLGRPGTPEEAAGAVYALCLPETDYVSGQCLVVDGARV; encoded by the coding sequence ATGGGAACCATGGACGGCAGGGTCGCGATCGTCTCGGGCTCGGGCCGGGGCATCGGACGGGCGATCGCCCTCAAACTGGCCGCCGAGGGGGCTTCGGTCGTCGTCAATGATCTGGACGCCGAACCCGCCGCGGAGACGGTCGCGGCGATCGAGGCCGCCGGCGGCCGGGCGGTGGCCTGTGTCGGTTCGGTCACCGGGGAAGGCTTCGCCGAGCGGTTCACCGCGACCGCGGTCGAGAGCTTCGGCGGCCTCGACATCATCGTCAACAACGCGGGCTACACCTGGGACACCGTCATCCAGAAGATGACCGACGAACAGTGGCACACGGTTCTGGACGTCCATCTGACCGCCTCGTTCAAGGTCCTGCGCGCGGCCCTGCCGTACTTCAGGGCCAACCCGGTCCCCTATCACCGCAAGGTGGTGAACATCTCCTCGACCAGCGGCTACTACGGCAACCTCGGGCAGGCCAACTACGCCGCCGCCAAGGCGGGCCTGATCGGTCTGACCAAGACCCTGGCCAAGGAGTGGGGCCGCTACCGGGTCAATGTCAACGCCGTGGCCTTCGGCTTCATCCTGACCCGGATGACCGAGGCCACCGCCGCCGACAACGCCACCCTGTCGATCGACGGCCGGGACATCAAGGTCGGCCTCAACCCGGAGAAGGCCGCCATGGCCTCGAAGATCATCCCCCTGGGGCGGCCCGGCACCCCCGAGGAGGCCGCCGGAGCCGTCTACGCGCTCTGCCTCCCGGAGACCGACTACGTCTCCGGCCAGTGCCTCGTCGTCGACGGCGCCCGGGTATGA
- a CDS encoding thiolase family protein — protein MRDAVIVDAVRTAVGKRNGSLAQQHSASLSAQVLTALVRRTGLDPALVDDVIWGCAGAVGMQTGCIARAAVLAAGWPESVPGVTVDRQCGSSQQSVHQAAAGVISGQYDVAVAGGVEIMSRIPLGSTRVDGRFGEPFGPEVWKRYGDIRFHQGRGAQLIADEYGITRAEMDRHALDSHARAARAIDEGRFTGQIAPITVTGADGTERVFDTDEGVRRGSTPETLAALKPAFAENGSITAGNASQISDGTAALLVTTGEIARARGWRPIARIHTAVLAGTDPVTMLKGPIPATAKALKKSGLSIGDIGAFEINEAFASVTLAWLRETGADYEKMNPLGGAMALGHPIGGSGARLMTTLVHHMRDNGIRYGLQSMCEGGGMANATILELL, from the coding sequence ATGCGTGACGCAGTCATCGTCGACGCGGTGCGAACCGCGGTCGGCAAGCGGAACGGTTCGCTCGCGCAGCAGCACTCGGCCTCGCTCTCGGCCCAGGTCCTGACCGCGCTGGTACGGCGGACCGGACTCGACCCGGCCCTGGTCGACGATGTGATCTGGGGTTGCGCGGGCGCGGTGGGCATGCAGACCGGCTGTATCGCCCGCGCCGCGGTGCTCGCCGCGGGCTGGCCCGAATCGGTGCCGGGCGTGACCGTCGACCGCCAGTGCGGCTCCTCCCAGCAGTCCGTGCACCAGGCCGCGGCCGGAGTGATCTCGGGCCAGTACGATGTGGCCGTCGCGGGCGGTGTGGAGATCATGAGCCGGATCCCCCTCGGCTCCACCCGCGTCGACGGCCGCTTCGGTGAACCCTTCGGCCCGGAGGTCTGGAAGCGTTACGGCGATATCCGCTTCCACCAGGGCCGAGGCGCGCAGCTGATCGCCGACGAGTACGGCATCACCCGCGCCGAGATGGACCGGCACGCCCTCGACTCCCACGCCCGCGCGGCCCGCGCCATCGACGAAGGCCGGTTCACCGGCCAGATCGCCCCCATCACCGTCACCGGCGCCGATGGTACGGAGCGGGTCTTCGACACCGACGAGGGCGTACGCCGCGGCTCCACCCCGGAGACCCTCGCCGCCCTCAAGCCCGCCTTCGCCGAGAACGGTTCGATCACCGCGGGCAACGCCTCGCAGATCTCCGACGGCACCGCCGCCCTCCTGGTCACCACCGGCGAGATCGCCCGGGCCCGGGGCTGGCGGCCGATCGCCCGCATCCATACGGCGGTCCTCGCCGGAACCGACCCCGTCACCATGCTCAAGGGGCCCATCCCCGCCACCGCCAAGGCCCTCAAGAAGTCCGGTCTGTCGATCGGCGACATCGGCGCCTTCGAAATCAACGAGGCCTTCGCCTCGGTCACCCTGGCCTGGCTCCGGGAGACCGGCGCGGACTACGAGAAGATGAACCCCCTCGGCGGGGCGATGGCACTCGGCCACCCCATCGGCGGCTCCGGCGCCCGGCTGATGACCACCCTGGTCCACCACATGCGCGACAACGGCATCCGCTACGGCCTCCAGTCCATGTGCGAAGGCGGCGGCATGGCCAACGCCACGATCCTCGAACTCCTCTGA
- a CDS encoding acyl-CoA thioesterase, producing the protein MTTTPADTAPTPRNPGTHLLDFLTLERAERDLFHGWCHAGLPRRAFGGQVAAQALTAAGGTVEDDRRVHSLHGYFLRGGNPARPIAYRVERLTDGRGYASRRVTARQGDEVIFTLSASFTRPEEIPGRQLSMPPTTPPEDLPNAFRAWAARDPEGFGQFEIGRVLDVRRAPETWPDRAGGTEQRLWIRSAAPLPDGPLVHMCALTYASDLMLAPVAALDVEAPGVLSAGPDTSRHFLASLDHAVWFHRPFRADEWLLVVQRGPTAGDGRGLVHGEFWSRDGRLVASVVQETVLRPRRSP; encoded by the coding sequence ATGACGACAACACCGGCGGACACCGCCCCCACCCCCCGAAACCCCGGCACCCATCTGCTCGACTTCCTCACCCTGGAGCGCGCGGAGCGCGATCTGTTCCACGGCTGGTGCCACGCCGGTCTGCCCCGGCGGGCCTTCGGCGGACAGGTCGCCGCCCAGGCGCTGACCGCGGCGGGCGGCACCGTCGAAGACGACCGGCGCGTGCACTCCCTGCACGGCTACTTCCTGCGCGGCGGAAACCCGGCCCGGCCCATCGCCTACCGGGTCGAACGGCTGACGGACGGGCGCGGATACGCCTCCCGGCGGGTCACCGCGCGCCAGGGCGACGAGGTGATCTTCACCCTCTCCGCCTCCTTCACCCGGCCCGAGGAGATCCCCGGACGGCAGCTCTCCATGCCGCCGACCACACCGCCCGAGGACCTGCCCAACGCCTTCCGCGCCTGGGCCGCCCGGGACCCCGAAGGATTCGGGCAGTTCGAGATCGGCCGGGTCCTGGACGTCCGCCGGGCCCCCGAGACCTGGCCGGACCGCGCCGGAGGCACCGAACAGCGGCTGTGGATCCGCTCCGCCGCCCCCCTCCCGGACGGCCCCCTGGTCCATATGTGCGCCCTCACCTACGCCTCGGACCTGATGCTCGCCCCGGTCGCCGCCCTCGATGTCGAAGCGCCCGGGGTGCTGAGCGCGGGCCCGGACACCTCCCGGCACTTCCTGGCCTCCCTCGACCACGCGGTCTGGTTCCACCGCCCGTTCCGCGCGGACGAATGGCTGCTGGTGGTCCAGCGCGGCCCGACCGCGGGCGACGGCCGCGGTCTGGTCCACGGCGAGTTCTGGTCCCGGGACGGCCGGCTGGTCGCCTCGGTGGTCCAGGAGACGGTACTGCGCCCCCGCCGCAGCCCATGA
- a CDS encoding CaiB/BaiF CoA transferase family protein — protein sequence MTPAAAAPAEPPAVGGGGGGPLAGVRIVELGGIGPGPFAGMILADLGAEVVRVDRPAEHGGPSRHPVLHRGRRSVTADLKDPRGAAVVRRLIDGADALIEGFRPGVTERLGLGPESCLERNPRLVYGRMTGWGQDGPLAQAPGHDINYIAVAGALAQVGPADGDPVVPLNLFGDMGGGGMLLALGVSAALYSAKVTGRGQVVDAAMTDGTAIQMALLQGLLRTGRWTEGRGSNLFDGAAPFYRTYRCADGRHIAVGCVEPQFYAETLRVLGLTDDPQFARQHDREAWPAMATRLAGLFAARTRDDWAAAFEGTESCVTPVLDWTEAARHPHNAGRGTYRITPDGFPEPGTAPRFLGTPSPEPRPAVPTGSDTDEVLRQAGIGADELAALRSAGVIG from the coding sequence GTGACGCCCGCCGCTGCCGCTCCCGCCGAACCGCCGGCCGTGGGCGGCGGGGGCGGCGGTCCGCTCGCGGGGGTCCGGATCGTCGAACTCGGCGGTATCGGCCCCGGGCCGTTCGCCGGGATGATCCTCGCCGACCTCGGCGCCGAGGTCGTCCGGGTCGACCGGCCGGCCGAGCACGGCGGACCGTCGCGCCACCCCGTCCTGCACCGCGGCCGCCGCTCCGTCACCGCCGACCTCAAGGACCCCCGGGGCGCCGCCGTCGTGCGGAGGCTGATCGACGGCGCCGACGCCCTGATCGAGGGCTTCCGGCCGGGCGTCACCGAACGGCTCGGCCTCGGGCCCGAATCCTGTCTGGAACGCAACCCCCGGCTCGTGTACGGCCGGATGACCGGCTGGGGACAGGACGGGCCGCTCGCCCAGGCCCCCGGCCACGACATCAACTACATCGCCGTCGCCGGGGCGCTGGCCCAGGTCGGCCCGGCCGACGGCGATCCGGTCGTCCCGCTCAACCTCTTCGGCGATATGGGCGGCGGCGGCATGCTGCTGGCCCTCGGCGTCAGCGCCGCCCTGTACTCGGCCAAGGTCACCGGACGGGGCCAGGTGGTGGACGCGGCGATGACCGACGGCACCGCGATCCAGATGGCCCTGCTTCAGGGACTGCTGCGCACCGGCCGCTGGACCGAGGGCCGCGGCAGCAACCTCTTCGACGGCGCCGCGCCCTTCTACCGCACCTACCGCTGCGCGGACGGCCGGCATATCGCGGTCGGCTGTGTGGAACCGCAGTTCTACGCGGAGACCCTGCGGGTCCTGGGACTCACGGACGATCCGCAATTCGCCCGGCAGCACGACCGTGAGGCGTGGCCGGCGATGGCCACGCGGCTGGCCGGGCTGTTCGCCGCCCGTACCCGCGACGACTGGGCCGCCGCCTTCGAGGGCACGGAGAGCTGCGTGACGCCCGTACTCGACTGGACGGAGGCCGCCCGGCATCCGCACAACGCGGGCCGGGGCACGTACCGGATCACCCCCGACGGCTTCCCGGAACCGGGGACCGCGCCGCGTTTCCTCGGCACCCCCTCCCCCGAACCGCGCCCCGCGGTGCCGACGGGGAGCGACACCGACGAGGTGCTGCGGCAGGCCGGGATCGGCGCCGACGAGCTGGCCGCGCTGCGCAGTGCGGGTGTCATCGGCTGA
- a CDS encoding acyl-CoA dehydrogenase family protein: MKRSIYTEEHEAFRAMIRDFIAKEVQPHFARWEQDNLVDRDLFRKLAALGVMGFDIPEEYGGAGETSYKYQAIITEEAARAAVAFGHYGVSTGIVLPYLLNLANDEQKRRWFPGIAAGELMLCVAMTEPGTGSDLAGIRTSARLSDDGTHYVLNGSKTFITGARNSELCVVAARTSPATAENRRHGLSLFVVPTDSEGFEYGRKLEKIGLRSSDTSELAFNEVKVPVGNLLGRPDEGFSYLGQNLPRERLSISVGATAAATAAIRFATEYVTERLVFGKPVAAFQNTKFVLADCATEVAALQAMVDKGIEFDDAGELTAADAAKIKLFATETAGRVIDKCLQLHGGYGYMLEYPIARLYADTRVNRIYGGTSEVMKTIIAKDLGL; encoded by the coding sequence ATGAAGCGCAGCATCTACACCGAGGAGCACGAGGCGTTCCGGGCGATGATCCGGGACTTCATCGCCAAGGAGGTGCAGCCCCACTTCGCGCGGTGGGAGCAGGACAACCTCGTCGACCGTGACCTCTTCCGCAAGCTCGCCGCGCTCGGCGTGATGGGCTTCGACATCCCCGAGGAGTACGGGGGCGCCGGTGAGACCAGCTACAAGTACCAGGCGATCATCACGGAGGAAGCCGCCCGGGCCGCGGTCGCCTTCGGTCACTACGGGGTCTCCACCGGAATCGTCCTGCCCTATCTGCTCAACCTGGCGAACGACGAGCAGAAGCGGCGGTGGTTCCCCGGGATCGCCGCCGGGGAGCTCATGCTCTGTGTGGCCATGACCGAGCCCGGTACCGGCTCCGATCTGGCGGGCATCCGGACCTCGGCGCGGCTCTCCGACGACGGGACCCACTACGTCCTCAACGGCTCCAAGACCTTCATCACCGGGGCCCGCAATTCGGAGCTGTGCGTCGTCGCCGCCCGGACCTCCCCGGCCACCGCCGAGAACCGGCGGCACGGGCTGAGCCTGTTCGTCGTCCCGACCGACAGCGAGGGCTTCGAGTACGGCCGCAAGCTGGAGAAGATCGGACTCCGCTCCTCCGACACCTCCGAACTGGCCTTCAACGAGGTCAAGGTGCCGGTAGGGAACCTCCTCGGCCGGCCGGACGAGGGTTTCTCGTACCTCGGGCAGAATCTGCCCCGCGAACGGCTTTCGATCAGTGTGGGCGCGACGGCCGCCGCGACCGCCGCGATCCGGTTCGCAACGGAGTACGTCACCGAGCGCCTGGTGTTCGGGAAGCCGGTCGCCGCCTTCCAGAACACCAAGTTCGTCCTGGCCGACTGCGCGACCGAGGTCGCGGCCCTGCAGGCCATGGTCGACAAGGGCATCGAGTTCGACGACGCGGGCGAGCTCACCGCGGCCGACGCCGCGAAGATCAAGCTGTTCGCCACCGAGACGGCGGGCCGGGTCATCGACAAATGCCTTCAGCTGCACGGCGGTTACGGCTACATGCTGGAGTATCCGATCGCCCGGCTGTACGCGGACACCCGGGTCAACCGGATCTACGGCGGCACGAGCGAGGTCATGAAGACCATCATCGCCAAGGACCTGGGGCTGTGA
- a CDS encoding SDR family NAD(P)-dependent oxidoreductase, which produces MGTLDGKVAIVSGSGRGIGREVALKLAAEGASVVVNDLDKEPADETVAEIVAAGGKAVACAGSVTDEGFAERFTATAVDSFGGLDIIVNNAGYTWDTVIQKMTDEQWDAIIDVHLKAPFRILRAAQPFIRANPTPYHRKVVNVSSVSGVFGNPGQANYSSAKAGVIGLTKTLAKEWGRYRVNVNGVAFGFILTRMTEATAADESFVEIEGRRIKVGVSPQIMEAVKRTHPLGRPGTPAEAAGAIYLLCTPDADYISGQVLNVDGASR; this is translated from the coding sequence ATGGGAACCCTGGACGGCAAGGTCGCGATCGTCTCCGGCTCCGGCCGCGGCATCGGTCGCGAGGTGGCGCTCAAGCTGGCGGCCGAAGGCGCGAGCGTCGTCGTCAACGACCTGGACAAGGAGCCCGCCGACGAGACCGTCGCCGAGATCGTCGCGGCCGGCGGCAAGGCGGTGGCCTGCGCCGGTTCGGTCACCGATGAAGGCTTCGCCGAGCGGTTCACCGCGACCGCGGTCGACAGCTTCGGCGGCCTCGACATCATCGTCAACAACGCGGGCTACACCTGGGACACCGTCATCCAGAAGATGACCGACGAACAGTGGGACGCCATCATCGACGTCCACCTCAAGGCGCCGTTCCGGATCCTGCGCGCGGCCCAGCCCTTCATCCGGGCCAACCCGACCCCGTATCACCGCAAGGTCGTCAACGTCTCCTCGGTCTCCGGTGTCTTCGGCAATCCGGGACAGGCCAACTACTCCTCCGCCAAGGCCGGTGTCATCGGTCTGACCAAGACACTGGCCAAGGAGTGGGGCCGCTACCGGGTCAACGTCAACGGCGTCGCCTTCGGCTTCATCCTGACCCGGATGACCGAGGCCACCGCCGCCGACGAGTCCTTCGTCGAGATCGAGGGCCGCCGGATCAAGGTCGGCGTATCGCCGCAGATCATGGAGGCCGTCAAGCGCACCCATCCGCTCGGCCGCCCCGGCACCCCCGCGGAGGCCGCGGGCGCGATCTATCTGCTCTGCACCCCCGATGCCGACTACATCTCCGGCCAGGTGCTCAACGTCGACGGCGCCTCCCGCTGA
- a CDS encoding MaoC/PaaZ C-terminal domain-containing protein, which translates to MTTPVLKPGDALSLEAPKVTRTALALYAGASGDHNPVHIDIDACRAVGIDDVFAHGMLSMAYLGRLLTDWVPQDRIREYGVRFSAITPVNAVPVCRGTVVSVEDGLARLDLTVSLPDGTVTLQGRAVVTTD; encoded by the coding sequence ATGACCACCCCCGTACTGAAGCCCGGCGACGCCCTCAGCCTCGAAGCCCCCAAGGTGACCCGTACCGCGCTGGCGCTGTACGCGGGCGCGTCAGGCGACCACAACCCCGTCCATATCGACATCGACGCCTGCCGGGCCGTCGGCATCGACGACGTCTTCGCCCACGGCATGCTCTCGATGGCCTATCTCGGCCGGCTGCTGACCGACTGGGTGCCGCAGGACCGGATCCGGGAGTACGGGGTGCGGTTCTCCGCGATCACGCCCGTCAACGCCGTCCCCGTCTGCCGGGGCACCGTCGTCTCCGTCGAGGACGGACTGGCCCGTCTCGACCTCACCGTCAGCCTGCCCGACGGCACCGTGACCCTCCAGGGCCGCGCCGTCGTCACCACCGACTGA
- a CDS encoding MaoC family dehydratase N-terminal domain-containing protein: MPLSPSLIGTRYPEFRTSAERGRLRFFAQATGQHDPVYTDVEAAVAAGHRDLPVPPTFLFCLEMDNPDRGKFLRDLGIDVRTILHGGQEFAYHSPVCAGDELTFATEVSDVYSKKGGALEFIVRTTRVTRAGEPVATLTGTTVVRDPKAAR; this comes from the coding sequence ATGCCCCTCTCCCCCTCCCTCATCGGCACCCGGTACCCGGAGTTCCGGACCTCGGCGGAGCGCGGCAGACTGCGCTTCTTCGCCCAGGCCACCGGCCAGCACGATCCGGTGTACACGGACGTCGAAGCCGCCGTGGCGGCCGGTCACCGCGATCTGCCGGTGCCGCCGACCTTCCTGTTCTGTCTGGAGATGGACAACCCCGACCGCGGGAAGTTCCTGCGCGATCTGGGGATCGACGTCCGCACGATCCTCCACGGCGGCCAGGAGTTCGCCTACCACTCCCCCGTCTGCGCGGGCGACGAGCTGACCTTCGCCACCGAGGTGTCCGACGTGTACAGCAAGAAGGGCGGCGCGCTGGAGTTCATCGTCCGCACCACCCGCGTCACCCGGGCCGGCGAACCGGTCGCCACCCTCACCGGCACCACCGTCGTACGCGACCCGAAGGCGGCCCGATGA
- a CDS encoding lipid-transfer protein has protein sequence MARRVLVAGVGMVPFRKPSAGMTYDELGSGAVRAVLDDAGLPYDRIQQVYAGYVYGDSTCGQRVVYGFGRTSVPVLNVNNNCASGSSALWLAHQAVRSGAVECALALGFEQMPPGALSAKWDDRPHPLAGFREVLEDVYPIDPALPGTPQYFDAAGREYLEKYGARPETFARVAVKARTHAANNPYAVFRDPITLADVLGSPVVAGGLTRLQCCPPTCGAAAAIVCSEEFARANGLAPKVAIAAQALHSDSDGVFTKKSAMSLVGTDVTRAAAAEVYERAGVDPRDIRVVELHDCFTVNEVLTYEGLGLCEEGGAEKFIHDGDHTYGGRVVTNPSGGLLSKGHPLGATGLAQTAEITWQLRGDAGARQVDGVTLGLQHNLGLGTAGVVTLFEKVS, from the coding sequence ATGGCGCGCAGAGTACTGGTGGCGGGCGTCGGCATGGTGCCGTTCCGCAAGCCCAGCGCCGGGATGACGTACGACGAACTCGGCAGTGGCGCGGTCCGGGCCGTGCTCGACGACGCGGGCCTTCCGTACGACCGGATCCAGCAGGTGTACGCGGGCTATGTGTACGGCGATTCGACCTGCGGCCAGCGGGTGGTCTACGGCTTCGGCCGGACCTCGGTACCGGTGCTGAACGTCAACAACAACTGCGCGTCCGGCTCCTCAGCGCTCTGGCTGGCCCATCAGGCCGTCCGCAGCGGGGCGGTCGAATGCGCGCTCGCCCTCGGCTTCGAACAGATGCCGCCGGGCGCGCTGAGCGCCAAGTGGGACGACCGGCCCCATCCACTGGCCGGTTTCCGGGAGGTTCTGGAGGACGTCTATCCGATCGACCCCGCCCTCCCGGGCACCCCGCAGTACTTCGACGCCGCGGGCCGTGAGTATCTGGAGAAGTACGGCGCGCGTCCGGAGACCTTCGCCCGGGTCGCCGTCAAGGCCCGTACACACGCCGCCAACAATCCGTACGCCGTGTTCCGTGATCCGATCACCCTGGCCGATGTGCTGGGCTCCCCGGTCGTCGCGGGTGGTCTGACCCGCCTCCAGTGCTGCCCGCCGACCTGCGGCGCGGCCGCCGCGATCGTCTGCTCGGAGGAGTTCGCCCGGGCCAACGGGCTCGCCCCGAAGGTCGCGATCGCCGCCCAGGCGCTGCACTCCGACAGCGACGGCGTCTTCACCAAGAAGAGCGCGATGTCCCTGGTCGGCACCGATGTCACGCGGGCCGCGGCCGCGGAGGTCTACGAGCGGGCCGGGGTCGACCCGCGGGACATCCGGGTCGTCGAACTCCACGACTGCTTCACGGTCAACGAGGTCCTCACCTACGAGGGCCTGGGCCTGTGCGAGGAGGGCGGCGCGGAGAAGTTCATCCACGACGGCGACCACACCTACGGCGGACGGGTCGTCACCAACCCCTCCGGCGGGCTGCTCTCCAAGGGGCATCCGCTGGGCGCCACCGGTCTCGCCCAGACCGCGGAGATCACCTGGCAGCTGCGCGGCGACGCGGGCGCCCGCCAGGTCGACGGCGTGACGCTGGGCCTCCAGCACAATCTGGGCCTCGGCACCGCCGGAGTCGTCACCCTCTTCGAGAAGGTCTCCTGA
- a CDS encoding winged helix-turn-helix transcriptional regulator: MTTPLPACGVARFLALLDGPWATLIVRELLRGPQRFTELRTALPGISPHTLTSRLRRFETHGIVTRTAHAEIPPRVVYELTPLGRELRAVLDAMAAWATAVPATAPGNPLD; this comes from the coding sequence ATGACCACTCCCCTGCCCGCTTGCGGAGTCGCCCGCTTCCTGGCCCTGCTCGACGGCCCCTGGGCCACCCTCATCGTTCGCGAGCTGCTGCGCGGCCCCCAGCGCTTCACCGAGCTGCGCACCGCCCTGCCCGGTATCAGCCCGCACACCCTGACCAGCCGGCTGCGCCGGTTCGAGACCCATGGCATCGTCACCCGTACCGCCCATGCCGAAATACCGCCGCGGGTGGTCTACGAGCTGACGCCGCTGGGGCGGGAGCTGCGCGCCGTCCTCGACGCGATGGCCGCCTGGGCCACCGCCGTCCCCGCGACGGCCCCCGGGAACCCGCTGGACTGA
- a CDS encoding NmrA family NAD(P)-binding protein — protein MSYVIHGATGAQGAPVLAALTAAGKPVTAVTRDPGKVPAGVRAVTADYASPEELARAYEGADGVFVHLPLGAPDDRLAYARHLVTAIGRARPARVVVSTSGAFADTPGAASPVPADPAVAHLIEGVAASGVSYAVLAPKLFLENLLLPPVVGAARAEGVLRYPLGTGFPVSWASHLDVADAAAALLERPDLTGTVTVGQYPPVTGPRLAEAFGARFGREVTYEAITPEAFAALIAPLLGEPTAAGVGALYATLGTLPDHAITPENSAAKLLDLPPRTTAAWLADLGI, from the coding sequence ATGAGCTATGTGATCCACGGCGCCACCGGCGCCCAGGGAGCCCCCGTCCTCGCCGCCCTCACCGCCGCCGGCAAGCCGGTGACGGCCGTCACCCGCGACCCCGGAAAGGTGCCGGCCGGGGTCCGCGCGGTCACCGCCGACTACGCCTCACCCGAAGAGCTCGCCCGGGCCTACGAGGGCGCGGACGGCGTCTTCGTTCATCTGCCGCTGGGCGCACCGGACGACCGCCTCGCCTACGCCCGTCACCTCGTCACCGCGATCGGCCGGGCCCGCCCGGCCCGGGTCGTGGTCTCCACCAGCGGCGCCTTCGCCGACACCCCCGGCGCGGCGTCCCCGGTCCCGGCCGACCCGGCGGTCGCGCACCTGATCGAGGGGGTGGCCGCGAGCGGGGTGTCGTACGCGGTGCTCGCCCCCAAGCTGTTCCTGGAGAACCTGCTGCTGCCGCCGGTCGTCGGCGCGGCCCGGGCCGAGGGCGTACTCCGCTATCCGCTCGGCACCGGATTCCCCGTGTCGTGGGCGTCCCACCTGGACGTGGCCGATGCGGCGGCCGCCCTCCTTGAGCGCCCGGACCTCACCGGCACGGTCACCGTCGGCCAGTACCCGCCCGTGACCGGCCCGCGGCTGGCCGAGGCCTTCGGCGCCCGGTTCGGCCGCGAGGTGACCTACGAGGCGATCACCCCGGAGGCCTTCGCGGCCCTGATCGCCCCGCTCCTCGGCGAGCCCACGGCGGCCGGAGTCGGGGCCCTCTACGCGACGCTCGGCACCCTCCCGGACCATGCGATCACCCCGGAGAACTCGGCCGCGAAGCTGCTGGACCTCCCCCCGAGGACCACGGCTGCCTGGCTGGCCGACCTGGGCATCTGA
- a CDS encoding ATP-binding protein, which translates to MMSNPHSPGRTTYPLGSGGHLSTGPEFAMPFTSTPRGASLARRLVAVRLHEWGIPYGTHPHETIVLIAAELIANAVRHGHVPGRDFHLRLRPTALPDPVARVEVTDTRGERVPPHPGALVDPGLDEGGRGLILVSRLADRWGWHPRPEGPGKTVWAEYTVPSTPPR; encoded by the coding sequence ATGATGAGCAACCCCCACAGCCCCGGCCGTACCACCTATCCCCTGGGTAGCGGTGGGCACTTGAGCACCGGGCCCGAATTCGCCATGCCGTTCACCTCCACGCCTCGGGGCGCGTCGCTGGCCCGGCGGCTGGTCGCCGTGCGGCTGCACGAGTGGGGGATTCCGTACGGCACCCATCCGCACGAGACGATCGTCCTCATCGCGGCGGAGCTGATCGCGAACGCGGTCCGGCACGGCCATGTCCCCGGGCGGGACTTCCACCTCCGGCTCCGGCCGACCGCCTTGCCGGATCCGGTCGCCCGGGTCGAGGTGACCGACACCCGGGGCGAACGGGTGCCGCCGCACCCGGGCGCGCTGGTGGATCCGGGGCTCGACGAGGGCGGCCGGGGGCTGATCCTGGTGTCGCGGCTCGCCGACCGCTGGGGCTGGCATCCACGGCCCGAAGGCCCGGGGAAGACGGTCTGGGCGGAGTACACAGTGCCCTCTACTCCGCCGCGGTGA